A portion of the Stigmatella aurantiaca DW4/3-1 genome contains these proteins:
- a CDS encoding alpha/beta hydrolase translates to MATFTQKRLAVWAVRLKVLGVLAAVSSVAEASQVQKVCHSGHLPVALWQGLPPSERVFAKLCLPAGETPSTVQLLVHGITYTHQYWDFPDPEGPSDRYSYVSAALNAGFATLAIDRIGSGDSSRPPGASVTLEANAYVVHQVVQALRTGWKTGPSSTVSFSKVILVGHSYGSFTAWYEASDYQDVDGVILSGVSHFVTMGSVMRVITPLVPAGLDPAFFGRGYYDPSYLTTRPQTRYSTFYFPGEVTRKVLERDEKTKSTVTLTEFAPFPLILTRPLDIRVPVLLFNGTEDRLFCGPSIQGADCSSAEALVATEGPRLGPQVPCIEGHVLQGAGHVLNTLGNAQEWFAVAQNWAVQRVGPDAGPAPGCGLWEAELLKQD, encoded by the coding sequence GTGGCTACATTCACCCAGAAGCGTCTTGCCGTGTGGGCCGTGCGTCTGAAGGTGCTGGGGGTGCTCGCCGCGGTGTCATCCGTGGCGGAAGCCTCGCAGGTCCAGAAGGTTTGCCACAGCGGACACCTGCCGGTGGCCCTCTGGCAGGGCCTTCCCCCCTCCGAGCGAGTGTTCGCGAAGCTGTGCCTCCCGGCGGGGGAGACCCCCTCCACGGTCCAACTCTTGGTGCATGGCATCACCTACACGCACCAATACTGGGACTTTCCGGATCCGGAGGGGCCCAGCGATCGCTACTCCTATGTGAGCGCGGCGTTGAACGCGGGCTTCGCCACGCTGGCGATCGACCGAATCGGCAGCGGTGACAGCTCCCGCCCGCCCGGGGCCAGCGTCACCCTCGAGGCCAACGCGTACGTGGTTCACCAGGTGGTGCAGGCATTGCGCACCGGCTGGAAGACGGGCCCTTCCAGCACGGTGAGCTTCTCCAAGGTCATCCTGGTGGGGCACTCCTACGGCTCGTTCACGGCGTGGTACGAGGCGAGCGATTACCAGGATGTGGATGGGGTGATTCTCAGCGGGGTGAGCCACTTCGTGACGATGGGGTCGGTGATGCGGGTCATCACCCCGCTGGTCCCGGCGGGGCTCGATCCGGCCTTCTTTGGCAGGGGGTATTACGACCCGAGCTACCTGACCACGCGGCCGCAGACCCGCTACAGCACCTTCTACTTCCCGGGAGAGGTGACCAGAAAGGTCCTGGAGCGGGACGAGAAAACCAAGAGCACGGTGACCCTCACCGAGTTCGCCCCGTTCCCCCTGATCCTCACCCGGCCGTTGGACATCCGGGTGCCCGTGTTGTTGTTCAATGGCACCGAGGATCGTCTGTTCTGTGGTCCATCGATTCAGGGCGCGGATTGCTCCAGTGCGGAGGCCTTGGTGGCCACGGAAGGGCCTCGGCTGGGGCCTCAGGTGCCTTGCATCGAGGGCCATGTGTTGCAAGGCGCCGGGCACGTGCTCAACACCCTTGGCAACGCCCAGGAGTGGTTCGCGGTGGCCCAGAACTGGGCGGTGCAACGGGTTGGCCCGGACGCAGGGCCCGCTCCCGGATGTGGCCTTTGGGAGGCGGAGTTGCTCAAGCAGGACTAG
- a CDS encoding RICIN domain-containing protein codes for MKKSNLMKLMALCSLVHFGALFGFASDAHADIQNDPNAIYKIVNVNSGKVLDVVRNSTEASYRLHQWEYLGLSSQHWKLWAIGNNYYYLVNQNSGLALEPAARNNGAKIWQWPLAFSVQQQWHIGFAPNTGAPPYVIKNNLTLKYIDVEFNGTGNGAYVHQWDYVQGVQSQLWRFERVN; via the coding sequence ATGAAGAAGTCGAACCTGATGAAGTTGATGGCATTGTGCTCGTTGGTGCACTTCGGTGCCCTCTTTGGATTTGCCTCGGATGCGCATGCGGACATTCAGAATGATCCGAACGCCATCTACAAGATTGTGAATGTCAACAGCGGAAAGGTCCTGGACGTCGTGCGGAACTCCACGGAGGCAAGCTACAGGCTCCATCAATGGGAGTATCTGGGTTTGTCGAGCCAGCACTGGAAGCTTTGGGCAATCGGCAATAATTACTACTATCTCGTGAATCAAAACAGCGGCCTGGCGCTTGAGCCGGCAGCACGTAACAATGGCGCGAAGATCTGGCAGTGGCCCCTCGCCTTCTCGGTCCAGCAGCAGTGGCACATCGGATTCGCCCCCAACACCGGCGCGCCGCCCTATGTCATCAAGAACAATCTCACCCTCAAGTATATCGATGTCGAATTCAACGGGACGGGCAATGGTGCGTATGTCCATCAATGGGACTACGTCCAGGGAGTTCAAAGCCAGTTGTGGAGGTTCGAGCGGGTCAACTAG